Proteins co-encoded in one uncultured Bacteroides sp. genomic window:
- a CDS encoding IS30 family transposase has translation MKHLTQEQRYEISAYLHSGKSKSEIASLVKVHKSTIGREIIRNSYGSWHQYMPREAQKKADLRKKCRPGKVVFTQEMKALAKDLLIEFNYSPEQISGRCKLQSIPMVSHEILYQWIWKDKRQKGRLYKYLRRRGRKNKKRGSEYNSRGILKNRRTIDQRPAIVEERKRFGDFEIDSIIGKNKKSALMTINDRLTGRLWIRKLKGRDPKSMADTAIKCLTSFKGKIFTITSDNGFEFAFHKKIETKLRINFYFAKPYHSWERGANENINGLVRQYFPKGTDFSEVTEKQVEIVENLINSRPRKRLGYYTPMEFINTLKKHRRELRL, from the coding sequence ATGAAACATTTAACCCAAGAACAAAGATATGAAATTTCTGCATATCTTCACAGTGGAAAAAGTAAAAGTGAGATAGCCTCTCTTGTAAAGGTTCATAAAAGTACCATAGGCCGTGAAATCATTCGTAATTCTTATGGCTCCTGGCATCAGTACATGCCCCGTGAAGCTCAAAAGAAAGCTGACTTAAGAAAGAAATGTCGCCCTGGGAAAGTAGTCTTTACCCAAGAAATGAAGGCTCTTGCAAAGGATCTGCTAATAGAATTTAATTATAGTCCGGAACAGATATCAGGTCGGTGCAAATTACAGTCGATTCCCATGGTTTCTCATGAAATACTTTATCAATGGATCTGGAAAGATAAACGTCAGAAAGGACGCCTTTATAAATATTTGCGCCGAAGAGGGCGAAAAAACAAAAAACGCGGCTCTGAATATAATAGTAGAGGGATACTTAAAAATCGCAGAACTATTGATCAAAGACCTGCCATTGTAGAGGAACGCAAAAGGTTTGGTGATTTTGAAATAGATTCTATAATTGGAAAGAATAAAAAGAGTGCACTAATGACCATTAATGATAGGCTTACCGGACGCTTATGGATACGCAAACTTAAGGGGCGTGATCCAAAATCAATGGCAGATACGGCTATTAAATGTTTAACATCATTTAAAGGGAAAATCTTCACTATAACCTCGGATAATGGGTTTGAGTTTGCTTTTCATAAAAAAATAGAAACAAAATTGAGAATTAATTTCTATTTTGCCAAACCCTATCATTCTTGGGAAAGAGGAGCAAATGAAAATATAAATGGATTAGTCAGGCAATACTTTCCTAAGGGGACAGACTTTAGTGAAGTAACTGAAAAACAGGTAGAAATAGTAGAAAATTTAATTAATTCAAGACCGAGAAAAAGGTTGGGATATTATACCCCAAT